A genomic segment from Daphnia pulex isolate KAP4 chromosome 5, ASM2113471v1 encodes:
- the LOC124193872 gene encoding ATP-dependent DNA helicase pif1-like: MDSRLISAEIEENDENAQRRKKLRGEMMMAKLNVGQRATFDQIMAAINDENSLQSRQFFLDGPGGTGKTFIYNTPINVLQGEGKKIIAVASTGIASTLLIDGATYHSQFKIYPPITETTRSKIEEHHFSAKFIRDAALIIEDEATVMTNHALNAIKHVTEKVTKNNKPYGNKVLLLGGDFRQCLPVVKHGNRVKVVEATIKNCESWSTFRHLR; encoded by the exons ATGGATTCAAG ACTTATTTCCgctgaaattgaagaaaatgatgagaatGCCCAAAGACGAAAGAAATTGAGAGGGGAAATGATGATGGCTAAATTAAATGTTGGTCAACGAGcgacatttgatcaaataatGGCCGCAATCAATGATGAAAACTCTCTTCAATCACGTCAATTCTTCTTAGATGGTCCTGGTGGAACAGGGAAAACATTTATCTACAATACTCCAATCAACGTTCTACAGggtgaaggaaaaaagattattgCTGTCGCTTCAACTGGAATCGCTTCAACACTGTTGATTGATGGAGCCACTTATCACTCTCAGTTTAAAATTTATCCGCCCATCACAGAAACAACCAGATCGAAAATAGAAGAACACCACTTCTCGGCGAAATTTATAAGGGATGCCGCACTAATCATCGAGGACGAAGCTACTGTGATGACCAACCACGCTCTCAATGCGATTAAGCACGTCACTGAAAAAGTGACTAAGAATAACAAGCCTTATGGAAATAAAGTCCTTCTCCTCGGGGGAGACTTTAGACAATGTTTGCCAGTAGTCAAACATGGGAATCGAGTTAAGGTAGTCGAAGCTACCATTAA